One part of the Leptolyngbya sp. CCY15150 genome encodes these proteins:
- a CDS encoding ABC transporter substrate-binding protein yields MIRQLWMQRWMAVGRGAIALPIIGLTACNPNPSSPDPNTVTILGSITGDGATVIQQVFEPFTEATGIQVNYVGDASFATLLPVQVAGGNPPDLALFPQPGLMADLAREGALVPLDPFLDADALAAAYDPNWLELGRVDGQVYGLWARADVKSLVWYRPDVFAAAGYEIPTTWDEMMDLTAAIAADGNVPWCLGMESGAASGWVGTDWVEDILLRSAGPEVYDQWVAHEIPFNSPPVRDAFERFGAIALNPDYVLGGPVGILSTPFGDSPLPMFDDPPGCYLHRQTNFISTFFPPDVVVGDDVAIFPLPEIDPAIGQPVLVAGTAFGMLNDTPAARAVMDYLLTPTPHETWVRLENYVSPHRQVSPTAYQDTVTQQQAEMLANAEIVRFDASDLMPGAVGTGTFWSGMVDYVGGADLDEVLDTVDESWPSSP; encoded by the coding sequence ATGATTCGGCAGCTATGGATGCAACGATGGATGGCCGTAGGTAGGGGAGCGATCGCTCTACCGATCATCGGGCTCACGGCCTGCAATCCCAATCCATCCTCCCCAGACCCCAACACCGTGACCATCCTAGGGTCAATTACCGGCGACGGTGCCACGGTGATCCAGCAGGTGTTTGAACCCTTCACCGAGGCCACAGGCATCCAAGTCAACTACGTGGGCGATGCCTCCTTTGCTACCCTGCTGCCGGTGCAGGTGGCGGGGGGCAATCCTCCCGATCTAGCCCTTTTTCCCCAGCCGGGCTTGATGGCTGACCTGGCCCGCGAGGGGGCCCTAGTGCCGTTGGATCCGTTCCTGGATGCCGATGCCCTAGCTGCCGCCTATGATCCCAACTGGCTGGAGCTAGGACGGGTGGATGGACAGGTGTATGGCCTATGGGCAAGGGCCGATGTCAAAAGCCTGGTGTGGTATCGCCCCGATGTGTTTGCCGCTGCGGGCTACGAGATTCCCACCACCTGGGACGAGATGATGGATCTCACGGCAGCGATCGCCGCAGATGGCAACGTACCTTGGTGCTTGGGCATGGAGAGCGGGGCGGCCAGCGGCTGGGTGGGCACCGACTGGGTGGAAGATATCCTGCTGCGGTCGGCGGGCCCCGAGGTCTACGACCAGTGGGTGGCCCATGAGATTCCCTTTAATTCGCCCCCCGTACGCGATGCCTTTGAGCGATTTGGAGCGATCGCCCTCAATCCTGACTACGTTCTGGGCGGCCCGGTGGGCATCCTCAGCACCCCCTTTGGCGATTCGCCCTTGCCCATGTTTGACGACCCACCAGGCTGCTACCTGCATCGTCAAACCAACTTCATCTCGACGTTTTTTCCCCCGGATGTCGTCGTTGGCGATGATGTCGCCATATTCCCGCTGCCAGAGATTGATCCAGCCATTGGGCAGCCGGTTTTGGTCGCCGGTACCGCCTTTGGCATGTTGAACGATACCCCAGCCGCCCGGGCCGTGATGGACTACTTGCTCACCCCCACTCCCCATGAAACCTGGGTGCGCCTCGAAAACTATGTCTCGCCGCACCGGCAAGTGTCGCCAACCGCCTACCAAGATACCGTCACTCAGCAGCAGGCTGAGATGTTGGCCAATGCCGAGATTGTGCGATTTGATGCATCTGACCTGATGCCAGGGGCAGTGGGCACCGGCACCTTCTGGAGCGGTATGGTTGATTATGTGGGCGGTGCAGACCTCGATGAGGTGCTCGATACCGTCGATGAAAGCTGGCCGTCATCGCCTTAA